A stretch of DNA from Vibrio gallaecicus:
CTCTGCTTTAATACCTTCAGGTAGAGCGTGCTCTACTGGATGTGAGAAGCCAAGAGTAAGGCCTACAGCGTTGCCTTTCATAGCAGCACGGTAACCTACACCTTTAAGAGTTAGCTTCTTAGTAAAGCCCTGAGTAACACCAACAACCATGTTGTTAACAAGTGCACGAGCAGTACCTGCTTGTGCCCAAGCGTTAGCAACACCTTCGCGTGGACCGAAAGTTAGGTTGTTTTCTTCCTGTGCAATCACTACTGCGTTGTTTAGAACGCGAGTTAGCTCACCTTTGTCACCTTTTACAGTGATTTCTTGGCCGTTTAGTTTCACCTCTACGCCAGCTGGAATAGCGACAGGTGCTTTAGCAACACGAGACATAATCTACTCCTTATTAAGCTACGTAACAGATGATTTCACCGCCAAGACCTGCCTTGCGAGCAGCACGGTCAGACATCAGACCCTTGGAAGTTGAAACAACAGCAATACCAAGACCACCCATCACAGTCGGTAGCGAGTCTTTATTTTTATAAACTCGAAGACCTGGACGTGATACACGTTTGATTTGCTCGATTACAGGTTTAGCTTGGAAGTACTTAAGAGTAACTTCTAGCTCAGGTTTTGCTTCGCTGTTAACAGCGAAGTCTACGATGTAACCTTCAGCTTTAAGTAATGCAGCAATTGCAACTTTAAGCTTTGAAGAAGGCATTTTTACAGCAACTTTGTTTGCTGCCTGACCGTTACGAACGCGGGTCAGCATATCCGAAATCGGATCTTGCATGCTCATAAGATATACTCCAAATGATTAAGTGGCAATTACCAGCTAGCCTTACGAAGACCCGGAATCTCGCCTTTCATGCAAGCTTCGCGAACCTTAATACGGCTTAGACCGAATTTACGTAGGTAACCGTGTGGACGACCAGTTTGGTTGCAACGGTTGCGCTGACGTGATGCACTTGAATCACGTGGAAGGGATTGCAGTTTAAGAACCGCATTCCAACGATCTTCTTCAGATGCGTTAACATCGCTAATGATAACTTTTAGCGCAGAACGCTTTTCAGCGAATTTTGCTACTAGTTTCGCACGTTTAGCTTCACGTGCTTTCATTGATTGTTTAGCCATAACAGTAACCCTACACCCTATTTACGGAATGGGAAGTTAAAGGCAGCCAGCAGAGCTCGGCCTTCCTCATCGGAACCAGCGGTTGTCGTGATAGTGATATCAAGACCGCGGATACGATCGACTTTATCGTAGTCGATTTCCGGAAAGATGATTTGCTCGCGAACGCCCATGCTGTAGTTACCGCGTCCGTCAAAAGACTTAGCGCTAACACCACGGAAATCTCGTACACGTGGAAGAGCAATAGAGATTAAACGCTCTAAAAATTCCCACATGCGCTCACCACGCAAGGTTACTTTACAACCAATTGGGTAGCCTTCACGAATTTTGAAACCAGCTACAGATTTACGAGCTTTCGTGATAAGTGGCTTTTGACCAGAGATCGTTGCCATATCAGATGCTGCGTTTTCTAGCAGTTTCTTATCGTTGATTGCTTCACCAACGCCCATGTTTAGGGTGATTTTATCAATCCTAGGGACTTGCATGACGCTTGTGTAGCTGAACTCTTTGGTAAGCTCAGCGACTACAGACGACTTGTAGTAATCATGCAGTTTCGCCATAGTAGAACTCCAAATTACTTCTAATTAGTTAGAAACGATTTCGCCGTTAGATTTAAAGAAACGAACTTTCTTACCATCTTCAATACGGAAACCGATGCGGTCTGCTTTACCAGTAGCCGCGTTGAAAACTGCAACGTTAGAAGCATCAATTGCTGCTTCTTGTTCAACGATGCCGCCTTGTTGACCTAGAGCCGGTACAGGCTTTTGGTGTTTTTTAACAAGGTTGATGCCTTCAACGATAACTTTACCAGTTGTCAGAACCTTAGTTACTTTACCTTTCTTGCCTTTATCTTTACCAGCAAGAATGATTACTTCGTCGTTACGACGGATTTTAGCTGCCATGTTGCCGCTCCTTACAGAACTTCAGGTGCTAGTGACACAATCTTCATGAATTTCGCATTACGAAGTTCACGAGTCACAGGACCAAAGATACGTGTGCCGACTGGTTGCTCAGTAGTGTCATTTAACAATACACAAGCATTACTGTCGAAGCGAATGACAGAACCGTCTGGGCGACGAACGCCTTTACGGGTGCGCACTACTACCGCCTTCAGAACATCACCTTTTTTTACTTTACCGCGAGGAATTGCTTCTTTCACTGTAACCTTGATGATGTCACCGATATGTGCATAACGGCGGTGAGAGCCACCCAGGACCTTAATACACATTACCTTGCGCGCACCAGAGTTATCTGCAGCGTCAAGTGTACTTTGCATTTGGATCATTGTTAGTGCTCCGCTATATGTTTAAAACTAGACCCTCTCGGGTCGGGCTGCCTCTTTAAAAGGGACGCGAATTGTACCACCCTTTTTTTCAATTGGGTAGACAAAAAACAAGCGGCTCCAAAAAAACTTTGGAGCCGCTTATAAGTCATAGCTTTACGATGATTAAATCTTCGCTTTTGCTATAACTTTAACCAATGTCCAAGACTTAGTCTTAGACAGAGGACGACACTCAGCGATTTCAACTTTGTCGCCTAGGCCACAAATGTTGTCTTCGTCGTGTGCGTGTACTTTGGTCGTGCGTTTGATGAACTTACCGTAAATTGGGTGTTTTACAGTGCGCTCAATAGCAACTACGATAGACTTGTCCATCTTGTCACTTACTACACGGCCTTGCTGGATGCGGTTAGTCTCGCTCATTATGCGCCTGCCTTTTCAGTCAAAACAGTTTTCACACGTGCGATATCACGGCGTACAGCTTTTAGAGTATGAGTTTGCTGAAGTTGACCAGTAGCAGCTTGCATGCGCAAGTTGAACTGTTCACGTAGCAAATTCAATAGCTCAGCATTAAGCTCTTCAACGTTTTTCTCGCGTAGATCTTGTGCTTTCATCACATCACCTGCTTAGTTACAAAAGTAGTTTTAACAGGCAGTTTACGCGCCGCTAGGCGGAACGCTTCACGTGCCAACTCTTCAGGTACGCCATTCATCTCGTACATAACCTTGCCAGGTTGGATTTGAGCAACCCAGTACGCAACTGAACCTTTACCTTTACCTTGACGAACTTCAAGAGGCTTTTCAGTAATAGGCTTGTCTGGGAACACACGGATCCAGATTTGACCTTGACGTTTAATGTGACGTGTCATAGCACGACGTGCCGCTTCGATTTGACGTGCAGTCAGGCGACCACGGCCAACAGCTTTAAGACCGAATTCGCCGAAGCTTACTTCAGTACCTTTAGCTAGACCACGGTTACGACCAGTCATAACCTTGCGGAACTTAGTACGTTTTGGTTGTAGCATCGTTCGACTCCTTACTTACGGCCTTTACGCTGCTTCTTAGGCTTATCGCCTTTAGGCTCTACTGCGTTAGCAGCTGGCATACCGCCTAGAATCTCACCTTTGAAGATCCAAACTTTAATGCCGATCACACCGTATTGAGTGTGAGCCGAAGAAGTTGCGTAATCAATGTCTGCACGTAGAGTGTGTAGAGGCACACGGCCTTCACGGTACCACTCTGAACGTGCGATTTCAGCGCCGCCTAGACGACCACCTACTTGTACTTTGATGCCTTTAGCGCCTAGACGCATAGCATTTTGTACCGCACGCTTCATTGCACGACGGAACATAACACGACGCTCTAGTTGAGACGCGATGCTATCAGCTACAAGCTGACCATCTAGCTCAGGCTTACGTACTTCAGCGATGTTAATTTGCGCTGGTACACCTGCGATTTTAGCTACAGCTGCGCGTAGCTTCTCTACGTCTTCACCTTTCTTACCGATAACAACGCCAGGACGAGCAGTGTGAATAGTCACACGGATGCTCTTAGCTGGACGCTCGATAACGATACGAGATAATGATGCTTTTTGTAGTTCCTTTGTAAGGAACTGACGTACCTTGAAGTCGCCGTCTAGGTTGTCAGCGAATTCGTTGGTATTAGCAAACCATGTAGCATTCCAAGGCTTGACGATGCCAAGACGAA
This window harbors:
- the rplF gene encoding 50S ribosomal protein L6, translated to MSRVAKAPVAIPAGVEVKLNGQEITVKGDKGELTRVLNNAVVIAQEENNLTFGPREGVANAWAQAGTARALVNNMVVGVTQGFTKKLTLKGVGYRAAMKGNAVGLTLGFSHPVEHALPEGIKAECPSQTEIVITGCDKQLVGQVAADIRSYREPEPYKGKGVRYADENVRTKEAKKK
- the rpsH gene encoding 30S ribosomal protein S8, with amino-acid sequence MSMQDPISDMLTRVRNGQAANKVAVKMPSSKLKVAIAALLKAEGYIVDFAVNSEAKPELEVTLKYFQAKPVIEQIKRVSRPGLRVYKNKDSLPTVMGGLGIAVVSTSKGLMSDRAARKAGLGGEIICYVA
- the rpsN gene encoding 30S ribosomal protein S14 — protein: MAKQSMKAREAKRAKLVAKFAEKRSALKVIISDVNASEEDRWNAVLKLQSLPRDSSASRQRNRCNQTGRPHGYLRKFGLSRIKVREACMKGEIPGLRKASW
- the rplE gene encoding 50S ribosomal protein L5, whose product is MAKLHDYYKSSVVAELTKEFSYTSVMQVPRIDKITLNMGVGEAINDKKLLENAASDMATISGQKPLITKARKSVAGFKIREGYPIGCKVTLRGERMWEFLERLISIALPRVRDFRGVSAKSFDGRGNYSMGVREQIIFPEIDYDKVDRIRGLDITITTTAGSDEEGRALLAAFNFPFRK
- the rplX gene encoding 50S ribosomal protein L24; this encodes MAAKIRRNDEVIILAGKDKGKKGKVTKVLTTGKVIVEGINLVKKHQKPVPALGQQGGIVEQEAAIDASNVAVFNAATGKADRIGFRIEDGKKVRFFKSNGEIVSN
- the rplN gene encoding 50S ribosomal protein L14; amino-acid sequence: MIQMQSTLDAADNSGARKVMCIKVLGGSHRRYAHIGDIIKVTVKEAIPRGKVKKGDVLKAVVVRTRKGVRRPDGSVIRFDSNACVLLNDTTEQPVGTRIFGPVTRELRNAKFMKIVSLAPEVL
- the rpsQ gene encoding 30S ribosomal protein S17 codes for the protein MSETNRIQQGRVVSDKMDKSIVVAIERTVKHPIYGKFIKRTTKVHAHDEDNICGLGDKVEIAECRPLSKTKSWTLVKVIAKAKI
- the rpmC gene encoding 50S ribosomal protein L29, whose protein sequence is MKAQDLREKNVEELNAELLNLLREQFNLRMQAATGQLQQTHTLKAVRRDIARVKTVLTEKAGA
- the rplP gene encoding 50S ribosomal protein L16 gives rise to the protein MLQPKRTKFRKVMTGRNRGLAKGTEVSFGEFGLKAVGRGRLTARQIEAARRAMTRHIKRQGQIWIRVFPDKPITEKPLEVRQGKGKGSVAYWVAQIQPGKVMYEMNGVPEELAREAFRLAARKLPVKTTFVTKQVM
- the rpsC gene encoding 30S ribosomal protein S3 codes for the protein MGQKVHPNGIRLGIVKPWNATWFANTNEFADNLDGDFKVRQFLTKELQKASLSRIVIERPAKSIRVTIHTARPGVVIGKKGEDVEKLRAAVAKIAGVPAQINIAEVRKPELDGQLVADSIASQLERRVMFRRAMKRAVQNAMRLGAKGIKVQVGGRLGGAEIARSEWYREGRVPLHTLRADIDYATSSAHTQYGVIGIKVWIFKGEILGGMPAANAVEPKGDKPKKQRKGRK